In one Salmo salar unplaced genomic scaffold, Ssal_v3.1, whole genome shotgun sequence genomic region, the following are encoded:
- the LOC106597858 gene encoding NACHT, LRR and PYD domains-containing protein 1 homolog: MSDYGIPQSCKTCDHVEDSTHWLQIEPLTSTVQGVTMFRHRTPKGSYECTVSGLRWLCERDVILKYHFRNWEPYSQLLKDMQYTQGGPLLDITMELGELEEVHLPHCVCLGTNPSLRNEMKILHVEEHGVSLEEVHEVTRFHAKILHPKFSAISVILRYIFSWNVDVHCELMLYLTVKKETLIPRLYLFPQ; the protein is encoded by the exons ATGTCAGATTATG GGATTCCTCAGAGCTGTAAGACTTGTGACCATGTTGAG gactccacacactggctTCAGATTGAACCCTTGACTTCCACTGTCCAGGGAGTGACAatgttcag ACACAGGACACCCAAAGGGAGTTATGAGTGCACAGTGTCTGGGCTCCgctggctgtgtgagagagatgtcatTCTGAAGTATCACTTCAGGAACTGGGAACCCTACAGTCAACTTCTGAAAGACATGCAGTACACACAAGGTGGTCCATTGCTGGACATCACTATGGAGTTAGGTGAACTGGAGGAAGTTCATCTGCCACACTGTGTCTGTTTAG GGACCAACCCTTCCCTGAGGAATGAGATGAAGATTCTTCATGTAGAGGAACATGGAGTGTCTTTAGAGGAAGTGCATGAGGTCACCAGATTCCATGCTAAGATTCTCCATCCCAAGTTCTCAGCTATCTCTGTTATACTGAGATATATATTTTCTTGGAACGTAGATGTCCACTGTGAGCTGATGCTCTATCTGACAGTGAAAAAGGAAACACTAATTCCACGCCTATACCTGTTCCCCCAGTAA